The Microcebus murinus isolate Inina chromosome 4, M.murinus_Inina_mat1.0, whole genome shotgun sequence genome has a segment encoding these proteins:
- the LOC142870454 gene encoding olfactory receptor 5AK3-like: MEQNNGTEVTEFILLGFVGQHKYWHILFMVFLVIYVATLVGNIGMMLLIRTDSSLHTPMYFFLQHLAFVDLCYTSAITPKMLKNFIGTKQSISFIGCMVQLLVYGTFATTDCYLLAAMAVDRYVAICNPLRYPVVMSQRLCIQLLVGSYVMGFLNASVNTGFTFSLNFCKSNTINHFFCDEPPILALSCSSIDFNILLLSVFVGWNLMCTVMVVIFSYIYILAAILRISSAAGRKKAFSTCASHLTAVTIFYGTLSYMYLHPHTDESQEQEKVATVFYGIIIPMLNPLIYSLRNQDVIEALKRMGKKCF; the protein is encoded by the coding sequence ATGGAACAAAACAATGGCACTGAAGTGACTGAATTCATTCTTCTGGGATTTGTTGGTCAACACAAGTATTGGCATATCCTCTTTATGGTATTTCTAGTGATCTATGTGGCCACCCTAGTGGGTAATATTGGAATGATGCTACTCATCAGGACTGATTCTTCCcttcacacccccatgtacttcttcctccaACACTTGGCATTCGTTGATCTCTGCTACACGTCTGCTATCACTCCCAAGATGTTGAAAAACTTCATAGGCACAAAACAATCCATCTCATTCATAGGGTGTATGGTGCAATTACTAGTCTACGGCACTTTTGCAACAACTGATTGCTACCTCCTGGCTGCTATGGCAGTAGACCGttatgtggccatctgcaacccACTCCGCTATCCAGTTGTCATGTCCCAGAGACTCTGCATTCAGCTGTTAGTTGGTTCATATGTCATGGGTTTCCTAAATGCCTCTGTAAACACAGGTTTTACCTTTTCTTTGAACTTTTGCAAATCCAATACAATTAATCACTTTTTCTGTGATGAACCTCCAATTCTTGCCCTGTCATGCTCCAGTATCGACTTCAACATTTTGCTACTCTCAGTATTTGTGGGATGGAACTTGATGTGCACCGTAATGGTGGTCATCTTTTCCTACATATATATCCTGGCTGCCATCCTGAGGATATCTTCTGCTGCAGGGAGGAAAAAAGCCTTCTCCACGTGTGCCTCCCATCTGACAGCAGTCACCATTTTCTACGGGACTCTCTCTTACATGTATCTACATCCTCATACCGATGAGTCTCAAGAGCAGGAAAAAGTGGCCACTGTGTTTTACGGCATCATTATCCCCATGTTAAACCCCTTGATATATAGCCTGAGAAACCAAGATGTGATTGAAGCCCTGAAAAGGATGGGTAAGAAGTGTTTCTAA